From a single Methanofollis sp. W23 genomic region:
- a CDS encoding right-handed parallel beta-helix repeat-containing protein, producing MNKNPPSRKNVTLFIVLLTVLICFVLPVAGGEKDAGPLETRAPPELPANITNTSAPAFTLALAAEPPAGPVPLTVRFTGAAAGLAVDLWEWTVDGVVAADENESIFTHTFHTPGTHVVGLTAVNESASVTNASSVEIVAEEHVTAPPPVVMADPPDPPAGTHPRDWYVSPVPGTGNPQGYTNVTRLLDIPDLGAGDTVHVWGAAGHTYEGGTVINAPDVTVKRWEGSPVQPLITSARTTAPAFTVKADNATFFDLNISDNQFNGNGAAINAVGENDNNHLKRLTITNCTFVGNKVSGAGENAGGALRGQYIDDLLIEGTTFTNNTAWPYNGGASFGYCRNITLANTTFTRNHATNGGGVGFYECDNTTLTGVTFTENDADYGGGAYLVNCEAATLADTTFTRNDADYGGGVGFSGSHDAVLTNATFTDNTAHNGGGAYFMSSNNPSLTGTTFTDNNATEFGGGAYFDKCQNPTLPGTTFTGNNADRYGGGAYFGRCDAATLPGTTFTGNNADRYGGAYFENCNAATLADTTFTRNHASNGGGVGFSGSRDAVLTNATFTDNTAANGGGAYFMSSPNAALTGTTFTDNNATEYGGGAYFYGCDAATLTGTIFTDNTANKNGGGVLFNSCNAATVTNCRFDNPINLYMYNSDAVFNTTRTPGTNIAGGPYLGGNLWLQDPAHNISEWGADADFDGICDENLTITGFTTYFGTDHLPLKCGGGTVQINATPSADGAFVFVDDTNTTRTANRTFYLPVGNHTVSVQKEGFFTGEQDVNVTAGENDPLTFDLREINHPMDWYVSTIRGDENLTSLLEITDLGAGDTVHVWGVAGHTYEGGVVINASDVTVTRWEGSPVQPLITSASNTTSAFTLTVKADNATFRDLNISRNQLNGNGAGINVVGNPGNHLKRLTITDCTFAGNEVNGQFTCGGALHARYVDDLLVEGTTFTGNRADEDGGGACILYCTAATITNVTFTGNTADNDGGGAYFYDCYPATLPGTKFTSNTATRGGGAYVSGCMNATLPGTTFTDNGANYGGGAFFDTCDVAMLTGTPFTDNNATVYGGGVLFFDSDFVTLTNATFTGNTATDGGGAYFEEFYNATITNCRFDNPTNIYAKSSTAAALNGTYAPGTNIAGGPNLGGNLWLQDPAQNISEWGADADFDGICDETLTITGFGTDALPLKCGGGTVQINATPADVFVFVDDTNTTRTANRTFYLRVGNRTVFVQKDGVSSEVKEVDIVPGENDPLSFDLNQSVEHPTDWYVSKVGGGENLTSLLDIPDLGAGDTVHVWGVAGHTYEGGVVINASDVTVTRWEGSPVQPLITSTSGVSAFSVTADNATFRDLNISRNRLNNKYGAGINAAGKNENTPLKRLTVTDCTFTGNEVKGTSISGGALSARYVNDFLVAGTKFTGNTADRGGGVFFWDSHNATLTNATFTGNTADHWGGGAYIYNCDAATLTATTFTGNTADDGGGGALFYDCDATTITNCRFDNPTNIYARGSTAVLNGTYAPGTTIAGGPYLGGNLWLNDTAQNISEWGADADFDGICDQALTITGFGTDALPLVYGGTVQINATPADAFVFVDDTNTTRTANRTFYLKVGGHTVSVQKDGVSSEVKEVAIVPGENDPLTFALREPVEHPTDWYVSKVGGDENLTSLLEIPDLGAGDTVHVWGVAGHTYEGGVVINASNVTVKRWEGSPVQPLITSASTTAPAFSVNADNTTFLDLNISRNRLDFDRSSGAGINAVGTYDDPLQRLTITNCTFTGNAVNGTGTEGGALYARFVADLLVEGTTFADNTADYGGGACIRYCTAATLPGTTLADNTAQFGGGLFVQATDNLLVEGTGFTGNTAEFGGGASIENCNAATFTDITLADNSATYNGGGADFMGSDGVTLTNATVTGNTAESGCGGGACFDNCQNPTFTGTTLAGNTARYGGGAYFGMCTNALLTGTALTGNTATDGGGGAYFYDSTNATLTNCRFDNPTNIYAYDSTAAALNGTYAPGTTIAGGPFLGGNLWLNDTAQNISEWGTDADFDGICDENLTINNSDNSLFGTDHLPLIYGGTVQINATPSADGAFVFVDDTNTTRTANRTFYLRVGNHTVSVQKDGVSSATKRVTIAPGENDPLSFDLNQSVEHPTDWYVSKVGGDENLTSLLDIPDLGEGDTVHVWGVAGHTYEGGVVINASNVTVTRWEGSPVQPLITSAPYTAPAFTVNADNTTFLDLNISRNRLRSNYDDGAGINARGAYESHLKRLAITNCTFTGNAVEGKNAHGGALYAEFVDDILVEGATFTGNTAKDGCGGGAYFVSCTAPTLASTSFNNNAADRFGGGAHFFWCTNALLTTTTFTDNTATDGGGGAYFYDSTNATLTTTTLTGNTATNGGGASFRDSKNATVTNCRFDNPTNIYAKSSTAAALNGTYAPGTNIAGGPNLGGNLWLNDTAQNISEWGADADFDGICDETLTITGFGTDALPLIYGGTVQINATPSDAFVFVDDTNTTRTANRTFYLPVGNRTVFVQKDGVSSEVKEVAIVPGENDPLSFTLTEPVEHPTDWYISKVVGGENLTSLLDIPDLGAGDTVHIWGVAGHAYDSGTVIDAPNVTVKRWEGSPVQPLITNISGTTPAFSVTADNATFRDLNISRNQLNGKGAAINASGAYESHLQHLTIADCTFDGNMADQAGGALSAWYVDDLLVEGAVFTDNTASNHGGGAYFNNCQNPTLTTTAFANNSATYNGGGAEFYSCEDAALTAITFINNTAPYGGGACFWYSEDATLTNTTFTDNKASQYGGGAFFIFSINAVYTNTTFADNKAGQYGGGAFIYICDAATLTGTALTGNNATEFGGGAFIYKSRNATLTGTALTGNTADEGGGAYFMSSPNATLTNATFTGNTADEGGGAYFMSSPNATLTTTALTGNTADEGGGGAYFNESHNATIVNCRLDNPTNIYAYESTAAALNGTYAPGTTIAGGPYLGGNLWLNGTDQNLSEWGADVDCDGICDETLTITGFGTDELPLVDGGNRGTALIRASAYGGFVYVDGVNTTRTADSFAPVPRAVVRADDPTPPSDAFFIPAGTHTIEIVGPMTYGRASVDLLAGTTERVTVEVNEVDIEGYAAPRQGPAPLNVSFDTECTDPWPDRLVWTFGDGDESNPCPGPSHVYEKAGTYTATLTAAWGETSDLVTLVRTVEIVVGMSEPLLILSATEGNAPFTLDVNVSSGGTPERWDLDLGDGRQVNGTSPAEINRSVTYDTPGTYPITLTVSTGEVTNATTRTVTVLAPPVAAFDLSPREGNAPLDVGFTDTSTGDITAWSWDFGDGATSTDPSPTHRYERGGTYTVQLTVSNAYGSSTAEQSVVVSTPGPGGRSSPSSGGGSTTSAGSAGTILAGDTASLVLHDSAIYEVRVTAAETIPKVMVTIGKTARPSGVEAPAGTVYEYDEVTLYHTTEDAIEGALLLFKVPKTWLEEHGLTPADVVLYRYHDDEWQALPNEVVREDETFWHFSAKSAGFSLFAIGGDPSPVETPVMTPGAPVETPAPITPSPPAAGPTPAGTEPPFLMMVLVVAAAVALFVVGMVVWRRR from the coding sequence ATGAACAAAAATCCCCCCTCCCGGAAAAATGTAACTCTTTTCATCGTTCTACTCACTGTCCTGATCTGTTTTGTCCTGCCGGTCGCCGGCGGCGAAAAAGACGCAGGGCCGCTTGAAACTCGTGCGCCACCTGAACTGCCTGCGAACATCACGAACACCTCGGCTCCGGCGTTCACCCTCGCGCTCGCCGCCGAACCGCCCGCCGGCCCGGTGCCGCTCACGGTCAGGTTCACCGGCGCGGCCGCGGGCCTCGCGGTCGACCTCTGGGAGTGGACGGTCGACGGCGTCGTCGCGGCCGACGAGAACGAATCGATCTTCACCCACACGTTCCACACGCCCGGCACCCACGTCGTCGGCCTCACTGCGGTCAACGAGAGTGCGTCCGTCACGAACGCCTCTTCGGTCGAGATCGTCGCGGAGGAGCACGTCACCGCCCCGCCACCGGTCGTCATGGCCGACCCCCCTGACCCCCCTGCGGGCACTCACCCGAGGGACTGGTACGTCTCCCCGGTGCCGGGCACCGGCAACCCCCAGGGGTATACAAATGTCACCCGTCTCCTTGATATCCCCGACCTCGGCGCGGGCGACACCGTCCATGTCTGGGGCGCGGCCGGGCATACGTACGAGGGCGGGACCGTCATCAACGCTCCCGACGTCACCGTGAAACGCTGGGAAGGTTCGCCCGTCCAGCCGCTCATCACCAGCGCCCGCACCACCGCCCCGGCGTTCACCGTGAAGGCGGACAACGCCACGTTCTTCGACCTCAACATCTCTGATAACCAGTTTAACGGGAACGGCGCCGCTATCAACGCCGTCGGAGAAAATGATAATAACCACCTGAAGCGCCTCACCATCACGAACTGCACCTTTGTCGGGAACAAGGTGAGCGGTGCGGGTGAAAATGCCGGCGGTGCGCTCCGTGGTCAGTACATCGACGACCTCTTGATAGAGGGGACGACGTTCACCAACAACACTGCCTGGCCCTACAATGGCGGGGCGTCGTTCGGGTACTGTCGCAACATCACGCTCGCCAACACCACCTTCACCAGGAATCATGCGACAAATGGCGGCGGCGTCGGGTTCTACGAGTGCGATAATACCACGCTCACCGGCGTCACCTTCACCGAGAATGATGCAGATTACGGCGGCGGTGCGTATCTCGTGAATTGCGAGGCCGCCACGCTCGCCGACACCACCTTCACCAGGAATGATGCAGATTACGGTGGCGGCGTCGGATTCAGCGGTTCCCATGATGCCGTGCTCACCAACGCCACCTTCACCGACAACACCGCACACAACGGCGGCGGGGCATACTTCATGAGTTCCAACAACCCCTCGCTCACCGGCACCACCTTCACCGACAACAACGCCACGGAGTTCGGCGGCGGGGCATACTTCGATAAATGCCAGAATCCCACGCTCCCCGGCACCACCTTCACCGGCAACAACGCAGACAGGTACGGCGGCGGGGCGTACTTCGGGCGGTGCGATGCCGCCACGCTCCCCGGCACCACCTTCACCGGCAACAACGCAGACAGGTACGGCGGCGCATACTTCGAGAACTGCAATGCCGCCACGCTCGCCGACACCACCTTCACCAGGAACCATGCGTCAAATGGTGGCGGCGTCGGATTCAGCGGTTCCCGTGATGCCGTGCTCACCAACGCCACCTTCACCGACAACACCGCGGCCAACGGCGGCGGGGCATACTTCATGAGTTCCCCGAACGCCGCGCTCACCGGCACCACCTTCACCGACAACAACGCCACGGAGTACGGCGGCGGCGCATATTTCTACGGCTGCGATGCCGCCACGCTCACCGGCACCATCTTCACCGACAACACCGCCAACAAGAATGGCGGCGGGGTACTTTTCAATTCCTGCAATGCCGCCACCGTCACCAACTGCCGCTTCGACAACCCCATAAATCTCTATATGTATAATTCCGACGCCGTCTTCAACACCACCCGTACTCCTGGCACCAACATCGCGGGCGGGCCGTACCTCGGCGGCAACCTCTGGCTCCAGGATCCCGCCCATAACATCTCGGAGTGGGGCGCGGACGCCGACTTCGACGGCATCTGCGACGAGAACCTGACCATCACCGGCTTCACCACCTACTTCGGCACCGACCACCTCCCGCTGAAGTGCGGCGGCGGGACGGTGCAGATCAACGCCACGCCTTCCGCCGACGGCGCCTTCGTCTTCGTCGACGACACCAACACCACCCGCACCGCGAACCGCACCTTCTACCTCCCGGTCGGGAACCACACGGTCTCGGTGCAGAAGGAGGGTTTCTTCACCGGTGAGCAGGACGTCAACGTCACCGCCGGCGAGAACGACCCCCTCACCTTCGATCTCAGAGAGATCAACCATCCGATGGACTGGTACGTCTCGACGATCAGGGGTGACGAGAACCTCACCAGTCTCCTAGAGATCACCGACCTCGGTGCGGGCGACACCGTCCATGTCTGGGGCGTGGCCGGGCATACGTACGAGGGCGGGGTCGTCATCAACGCATCAGATGTGACGGTCACGCGGTGGGAAGGCTCGCCGGTGCAGCCGCTCATCACCAGCGCCAGCAACACCACGTCGGCCTTCACCCTCACCGTGAAGGCGGACAACGCCACGTTCCGCGACCTCAACATCTCACGGAACCAGTTGAACGGCAACGGCGCCGGGATCAACGTCGTCGGGAATCCAGGAAACCACCTGAAGCGCCTCACCATCACCGACTGCACCTTTGCCGGGAACGAAGTGAACGGGCAATTTACATGCGGCGGTGCGCTCCATGCCCGGTACGTCGACGACCTCCTGGTGGAGGGGACGACGTTCACCGGCAACCGCGCAGACGAGGACGGCGGCGGGGCATGCATCCTATACTGCACTGCCGCCACGATCACCAACGTCACCTTCACCGGCAACACCGCAGACAATGACGGCGGCGGGGCATACTTCTACGACTGCTATCCCGCCACGCTCCCCGGCACAAAATTCACCTCCAACACCGCAACCCGCGGCGGTGGGGCATACGTCTCGGGGTGCATGAACGCCACGCTCCCCGGCACCACCTTCACCGACAACGGTGCGAACTACGGCGGCGGGGCATTTTTCGATACCTGCGATGTCGCCATGCTCACCGGCACCCCCTTCACCGACAACAACGCCACGGTGTACGGCGGCGGGGTATTGTTCTTCGACTCCGATTTCGTCACGCTCACCAACGCCACCTTCACCGGCAACACGGCGACCGACGGCGGCGGGGCATACTTCGAAGAGTTCTACAACGCCACGATCACCAACTGCCGCTTCGACAACCCGACCAACATCTATGCAAAGAGTTCCACCGCCGCCGCCCTCAACGGCACCTACGCCCCCGGCACCAACATCGCGGGCGGGCCGAACCTCGGCGGCAACCTCTGGCTCCAGGATCCCGCCCAGAACATCTCCGAGTGGGGCGCGGACGCCGACTTTGACGGCATCTGCGACGAGACCCTGACCATCACCGGCTTCGGCACCGACGCCCTCCCGCTGAAGTGCGGCGGCGGCACGGTGCAGATCAACGCCACCCCCGCCGACGTCTTCGTCTTCGTCGACGACACCAACACCACCCGCACCGCGAACCGCACCTTCTACCTCCGGGTCGGGAACCGCACGGTCTTTGTGCAGAAGGACGGGGTCTCCTCTGAAGTGAAGGAGGTCGACATCGTCCCGGGCGAGAACGACCCTCTCTCCTTCGACCTCAACCAGAGTGTCGAACACCCGACCGACTGGTACGTCTCGAAGGTCGGCGGCGGCGAGAACCTCACCAGTCTCCTTGATATCCCCGACCTCGGCGCGGGTGACACCGTCCATGTCTGGGGCGTGGCCGGGCATACGTACGAGGGCGGGGTCGTCATCAACGCATCAGATGTGACGGTCACGCGGTGGGAAGGTTCGCCCGTCCAGCCGCTCATCACCAGCACCTCCGGCGTGTCGGCGTTCAGCGTCACCGCCGACAACGCCACCTTCCGCGACCTCAACATCTCACGGAACCGGTTGAACAACAAGTACGGCGCCGGGATCAACGCCGCCGGAAAAAATGAAAATACCCCCCTGAAGCGCCTCACTGTCACCGACTGCACCTTCACCGGGAACGAAGTGAAAGGGACATCCATATCCGGCGGTGCGCTCTCTGCCAGGTACGTCAACGACTTCCTGGTGGCGGGAACGAAGTTCACCGGCAACACTGCAGACAGGGGTGGCGGCGTATTCTTCTGGGACTCCCACAACGCCACGCTCACCAACGCCACCTTCACCGGCAACACCGCAGATCACTGGGGCGGCGGGGCATACATCTACAACTGCGATGCCGCTACGCTCACCGCCACCACCTTCACCGGCAACACCGCAGACGACGGCGGCGGCGGGGCATTGTTCTATGACTGCGATGCCACTACCATCACCAACTGCCGCTTCGACAACCCCACCAACATCTATGCACGCGGATCCACCGCCGTCCTCAACGGCACCTACGCCCCCGGCACCACCATCGCGGGCGGGCCGTACCTCGGCGGCAACCTCTGGCTCAACGACACCGCCCAGAACATCTCCGAATGGGGCGCGGACGCCGACTTTGACGGCATCTGCGACCAGGCGCTGACCATCACCGGCTTCGGCACCGACGCCCTCCCGCTCGTGTACGGCGGGACGGTGCAGATCAACGCCACGCCCGCCGACGCCTTCGTCTTCGTCGACGACACGAACACCACCCGCACCGCGAACCGCACCTTCTACCTCAAGGTCGGGGGGCACACGGTCTCGGTGCAGAAGGACGGAGTCTCCTCTGAAGTGAAGGAGGTCGCCATCGTCCCGGGCGAGAACGATCCCCTCACCTTTGCCCTCAGAGAACCTGTCGAGCATCCGACCGACTGGTACGTCTCGAAGGTCGGCGGCGACGAGAACCTCACCAGTCTCCTGGAGATCCCCGACCTCGGCGCGGGCGACACCGTCCATGTCTGGGGCGTGGCCGGGCATACGTACGAGGGCGGAGTCGTCATCAACGCATCGAACGTCACCGTGAAACGCTGGGAGGGCTCGCCCGTCCAGCCGCTCATCACCAGCGCCAGCACCACCGCCCCGGCGTTCAGCGTGAACGCGGACAACACCACCTTCCTCGACCTCAACATCTCGCGGAACCGCCTGGACTTTGATAGAAGCAGCGGCGCCGGGATCAACGCCGTAGGGACTTATGATGATCCCTTACAGCGTCTCACCATCACGAACTGCACCTTCACCGGGAACGCCGTGAACGGGACCGGTACAGAAGGCGGTGCGCTCTATGCCAGGTTCGTCGCCGACCTCCTGGTGGAGGGGACGACGTTCGCCGACAACACCGCAGACTACGGTGGCGGGGCATGCATCCGGTACTGCACTGCCGCCACGCTCCCCGGCACCACCCTTGCCGACAACACCGCACAGTTCGGCGGCGGCCTCTTCGTCCAGGCCACCGACAACCTCTTGGTCGAGGGAACAGGATTCACCGGCAACACCGCGGAATTCGGCGGCGGGGCAAGCATCGAGAACTGCAATGCCGCCACGTTCACCGACATCACCCTTGCCGACAACAGCGCAACCTACAACGGCGGCGGGGCAGATTTCATGGGTTCCGACGGCGTTACGCTCACTAACGCCACCGTCACCGGCAACACCGCGGAAAGCGGGTGCGGCGGCGGGGCATGCTTCGATAACTGCCAGAATCCCACGTTCACCGGCACCACCCTTGCCGGCAACACCGCACGATACGGCGGCGGGGCATACTTCGGGATGTGCACGAACGCCTTGCTCACCGGCACCGCCCTCACCGGCAACACCGCGACCGACGGCGGCGGCGGGGCATACTTCTACGATTCCACGAACGCCACGCTCACCAACTGCCGCTTCGACAACCCCACCAACATCTATGCGTATGATTCCACCGCCGCCGCCCTCAACGGCACCTACGCCCCCGGCACCACCATCGCGGGCGGCCCCTTCCTCGGCGGCAACCTCTGGCTCAACGACACCGCCCAGAACATCTCGGAGTGGGGCACCGACGCCGACTTCGACGGCATCTGCGATGAGAACCTGACCATCAACAACAGCGACAACAGCCTCTTCGGCACCGACCACCTCCCGCTCATATATGGCGGGACGGTGCAGATCAACGCCACGCCTTCCGCCGACGGCGCCTTCGTCTTCGTCGACGACACCAACACCACCCGCACCGCGAACCGCACCTTCTACCTCCGGGTCGGGAACCACACGGTCTCGGTGCAGAAGGACGGAGTCTCCTCTGCCACGAAGCGGGTCACCATCGCCCCGGGCGAGAACGATCCTCTCTCCTTCGACCTCAACCAGAGTGTCGAACACCCGACCGACTGGTACGTCTCGAAGGTCGGCGGCGACGAGAACCTCACCAGTCTCCTTGATATCCCTGACCTCGGCGAGGGCGACACCGTCCATGTCTGGGGCGTGGCCGGGCATACGTACGAGGGCGGAGTCGTCATCAACGCATCGAACGTGACGGTCACGCGGTGGGAGGGATCGCCCGTCCAGCCGCTCATCACCAGCGCTCCCTACACCGCACCGGCGTTCACCGTGAACGCGGACAACACCACCTTCCTCGACCTCAATATCTCTCGAAACCGGCTGAGATCTAATTATGATGACGGCGCCGGGATCAACGCCAGGGGGGCCTATGAATCCCACTTAAAGCGTCTCGCCATCACGAACTGCACCTTCACCGGGAACGCGGTTGAAGGGAAAAATGCACACGGCGGTGCGCTCTATGCCGAGTTCGTCGACGATATCCTGGTCGAGGGGGCGACGTTCACCGGCAACACCGCAAAAGACGGTTGCGGCGGCGGGGCATACTTCGTCTCCTGCACTGCGCCCACCCTCGCCAGCACCTCCTTCAACAACAACGCCGCAGACAGGTTCGGCGGCGGGGCCCACTTCTTTTGGTGCACGAACGCCTTGCTCACCACCACCACCTTCACCGACAACACGGCGACCGACGGCGGTGGCGGGGCATACTTCTACGATTCCACGAACGCCACGCTCACCACCACCACTCTCACCGGCAACACCGCGACCAACGGCGGCGGCGCAAGTTTCAGGGACTCTAAGAACGCCACCGTCACCAACTGCCGCTTCGACAACCCGACCAACATCTATGCAAAGAGTTCCACCGCCGCCGCCCTCAACGGCACCTACGCCCCCGGCACCAACATCGCGGGCGGGCCGAACCTCGGCGGCAACCTCTGGCTCAACGACACCGCCCAGAACATCTCCGAGTGGGGCGCCGACGCCGACTTTGACGGCATCTGCGACGAGACCCTGACCATCACCGGCTTCGGCACCGACGCCCTCCCGCTCATATACGGCGGGACGGTGCAGATCAACGCCACGCCTTCCGATGCTTTCGTCTTCGTCGACGACACGAACACCACCCGCACCGCGAACCGCACCTTCTACCTCCCGGTCGGGAACCGCACGGTCTTTGTGCAGAAGGATGGGGTCTCCTCTGAAGTGAAGGAGGTCGCCATCGTCCCGGGCGAGAACGATCCTCTCTCCTTCACCCTCACAGAGCCCGTCGAGCATCCGACCGACTGGTACATCTCGAAGGTCGTCGGCGGCGAGAACCTCACCAGTCTCCTTGATATCCCCGACCTCGGCGCGGGCGACACCGTCCATATCTGGGGCGTGGCCGGGCACGCGTACGATAGCGGGACCGTCATCGACGCCCCCAACGTGACGGTCAAGCGCTGGGAGGGATCGCCCGTCCAGCCGCTCATCACCAACATCTCCGGCACCACGCCGGCGTTCAGCGTCACCGCCGACAACGCCACGTTCCGCGACCTCAACATCTCGCGGAACCAGTTGAACGGCAAAGGCGCCGCTATCAACGCCAGTGGCGCCTATGAATCCCACTTACAGCACCTCACCATCGCCGACTGCACCTTTGACGGGAACATGGCGGATCAAGCCGGCGGGGCCCTCTCTGCCTGGTACGTCGACGACCTCCTGGTGGAAGGGGCGGTGTTCACCGACAACACCGCATCCAACCACGGCGGCGGCGCCTACTTCAATAACTGCCAGAATCCCACGCTCACCACCACCGCCTTCGCCAACAACAGCGCAACCTACAACGGCGGCGGGGCAGAGTTCTATTCATGCGAAGACGCCGCACTCACCGCCATCACCTTCATCAACAACACCGCACCCTACGGTGGCGGGGCATGCTTCTGGTATTCCGAGGACGCCACGCTCACCAACACCACCTTCACCGACAACAAGGCAAGTCAATACGGCGGCGGCGCATTCTTCATCTTCTCCATTAACGCTGTGTACACCAACACCACCTTCGCCGACAACAAGGCAGGTCAATACGGCGGCGGGGCATTCATCTACATATGCGATGCCGCTACGCTCACCGGCACCGCTCTCACCGGCAACAACGCCACGGAGTTCGGCGGCGGGGCATTCATCTACAAGTCCCGGAACGCCACGCTCACCGGCACCGCTCTCACCGGCAACACCGCAGACGAAGGCGGCGGGGCATACTTCATGAGTTCCCCGAACGCCACGCTCACCAACGCCACCTTCACCGGCAACACCGCAGACGAAGGCGGCGGGGCATACTTCATGAGTTCCCCGAACGCCACGCTCACCACCACCGCTCTCACCGGCAACACCGCAGACGAAGGCGGTGGCGGGGCATACTTCAACGAGTCCCACAACGCCACCATCGTCAACTGCCGCCTCGACAACCCCACCAACATCTATGCGTATGAATCCACCGCCGCCGCCCTCAACGGCACCTACGCCCCCGGCACCACCATCGCGGGTGGGCCGTATCTGGGCGGCAACCTCTGGCTCAACGGCACCGACCAGAACCTCTCTGAGTGGGGCGCCGACGTCGACTGCGACGGTATCTGCGACGAGACCCTGACCATCACCGGCTTCGGCACCGACGAACTCCCGCTGGTGGACGGCGGGAACCGCGGCACGGCGCTGATCCGCGCCTCGGCGTACGGCGGGTTCGTGTACGTCGACGGGGTGAACACCACCCGGACCGCCGACTCGTTCGCGCCCGTACCCCGTGCGGTGGTGAGGGCCGACGATCCCACCCCGCCTTCTGATGCCTTCTTCATCCCCGCGGGCACCCACACCATCGAGATCGTCGGGCCGATGACCTATGGGCGGGCGTCGGTCGACCTCCTGGCCGGCACCACCGAGCGGGTGACCGTCGAGGTCAACGAGGTCGACATTGAGGGCTATGCCGCGCCCAGGCAGGGCCCTGCACCCCTCAACGTCTCCTTCGACACCGAGTGTACGGATCCCTGGCCCGACCGTCTCGTCTGGACGTTCGGCGACGGCGACGAATCGAACCCGTGCCCCGGGCCGTCCCATGTCTATGAGAAGGCCGGGACGTACACCGCCACCCTGACCGCCGCATGGGGGGAGACGAGCGACCTTGTCACTCTCGTCCGCACGGTCGAGATCGTCGTCGGCATGTCTGAACCGCTCCTCATCCTCTCCGCCACCGAGGGCAACGCACCCTTCACCCTCGACGTCAATGTCAGCAGCGGCGGTACGCCCGAAAGGTGGGACCTCGACCTCGGCGACGGCCGGCAGGTGAATGGCACGAGCCCGGCCGAGATCAACCGGAGCGTCACCTACGATACCCCGGGCACCTACCCGATCACGCTCACGGTGAGCACCGGCGAGGTCACCAACGCCACCACCAGGACGGTCACCGTCCTCGCCCCGCCTGTCGCCGCCTTCGACCTCTCACCCCGTGAAGGCAACGCCCCGCTGGACGTCGGCTTCACCGACACCTCGACCGGGGACATCACCGCATGGTCATGGGACTTCGGCGACGGGGCCACGTCGACCGATCCCTCTCCCACCCACCGCTACGAGCGGGGCGGCACCTACACCGTGCAGTTGACCGTCTCCAATGCCTACGGTTCGTCGACCGCCGAGCAGAGTGTTGTGGTCTCGACGCCCGGACCCGGCGGCAGGAGTTCGCCCTCATCCGGCGGCGGTTCGACTACCTCGGCCGGGTCGGCAGGAACGATCCTGGCCGGCGACACCGCCTCGCTCGTGCTCCATGACTCGGCCATCTATGAGGTGCGGGTGACGGCCGCGGAGACGATCCCGAAGGTCATGGTCACTATCGGGAAGACGGCCCGGCCTTCAGGCGTCGAGGCGCCGGCCGGCACGGTCTACGAGTACGACGAGGTGACGCTCTATCACACGACCGAGGATGCGATCGAGGGCGCCCTCCTCCTCTTCAAAGTCCCGAAGACGTGGCTCGAAGAGCACGGTCTCACACCCGCCGACGTGGTGCTGTACCGGTATCACGACGACGAGTGGCAGGCCCTTCCGAACGAGGTCGTCAGGGAGGACGAGACCTTCTGGCACTTCTCGGCAAAGAGTGCGGGCTTCTCGCTCTTTGCGATCGGCGGCGACCCCTCGCCGGTCGAGACCCCGGTGATGACCCCTGGCGCACCGGTCGAGACACCGGCACCGATCACGCCGTCCCCGCCGGCGGCGGGCCCGACGCCCGCCGGGACCGAACCTCCCTTCCTCATGATGGTGCTTGTCGTTGCCGCGGCGGTCGCCCTCTTCGTCGTCGGCATGGTGGTGTGGAGGAGGAGATAA